From the genome of Spinacia oleracea cultivar Varoflay chromosome 2, BTI_SOV_V1, whole genome shotgun sequence, one region includes:
- the LOC110799094 gene encoding glucan endo-1,3-beta-glucosidase 8 isoform X1: protein MASFYYYTLFLVMATVCSQGLSVGVNWGTMATHQLPADMVVQMLKNNGFEKLKLFEADESILNALVGTEIEVMLAIPNNMLAEMSSGLDAAVSWVDANVTAYVYSGGVNINYVAVGNEPTLQTYNGTYLSYMLPALRNIQEALNRAGHGDRIKATIPFNADVYYSPDSDPVPSAGDFRPEVRDLTLEILQFLHENSAPFTVNIYPFLSLYGNKNFPIDYAFFEGSNVPIKDQGLTYTNVFDANFDTLVSALNKAGYPDMEIIVGEVGWPTDGDIHANVENAKRFNQGLLQHIMSGEGTPLRKGKINVYLFSLIDENAKSIAPGNFERHWGIFEFDGMPKYELDLAGMQEDRTLIPVEGVVYMVKRWCVLNPDATNLGDLPNNINYACSLSDCTTLGYGCSCNHLTVRGNASYAFNMYYQIKSQNIWDCDFDGLAMITDQDPSESSCQFPIMIDYGSSGILHKGLFEVLLTSLSVCILFLLVL from the exons ATGGCGTCTTTTTACTACTATACTCTGTTTTTGGTAATGGCGACTGTATGTTCTCAGGGTTTGAGTGTTGGGGTGAACTGGGGTACCATGGCGACTCACCAATTGCCTGCTGATATGGTGGTTCAGATGCTTAAAAACAATGGGTTTGAAAAATTGAAGTTGTTTGAAGCTGATGAATCGATTTTGAATGCTTTAGTTGGTACTGAAATTGAAGTTATGTTGGCAATACCCAATAATATGTTGGCGGAGATGAGTAGTGGTCTTGATGCTGCAGTTTCTTGGGTCGATGCTAATGTCACAGCTTACGTCTACTCTGGTGGTGTTAATATCAA CTATGTTGCAGTAGGTAATGAGCCTACACTTCAGACCTACAATGGCACATACCTGAGTTACATGTTACCGGCCCTCAGAAACATCCAAGAGGCACTTAATCGCGCAGGACATGGGGATCGAATCAAGGCGACAATTCCTTTCAATGCCGATGTCTACTACTCTCCTGACTCAGACCCTGTCCCCTCTGCAGGAGATTTCAGGCCTGAAGTTCGAGACCTAACCCTCGAAATCCTCCAGTTTCTACATGAGAACAGTGCTCCCTTCACAGTAAACATATACCCTTTCCTTAGTCTGTATGGGAACAAGAACTTCCCCATAGACTATGCTTTCTTTGAGGGGTCAAATGTGCCTATAAAAGATCAGGGTTTGACTTACACTAATGTGTTTGATGCCAATTTCGATACTTTAGTGTCGGCATTGAACAAAGCTGGGTACCCTGATATGGAGATTATAGTAGGAGAAGTAGGTTGGCCAACTGATGGTGATATACATGCCAATGTTGAGAATGCTAAAAGGTTCAACCAAGGCCTACTTCAACATATAATGAGTGGTGAAGGGACTCCACTTCGTAAGGGGAAAATCAATGTCTATCTTTTCAGTTTGATCGATGAGAATGCCAAGAGTATAGCCCCAGGGAACTTTGAGAGGCACTGGGGGATCTTCGAGTTTGATGGAATGCCTAAATATGAGCTCGATTTAGCTGGGATGCAAGAAGATAGGACACTGATTCCAGTTGAAGGAGTTGTATATATGGTGAAAAGATGGTGTGTTTTGAACCCAGATGCTACAAACTTGGGTGACTTGCCTAATAACATCAACTATGCTTGTAGTTTGTCAGACTGCACGACTTTAGGGTATGGATGTTCATGCAACCACCTCACTGTCAGAGGGAATGCTTCATATGCTTTCAACATGTATTATCAGATTAAGAGTCAGAACATCTGGGATTGTGATTTTGATGGCTTGGCTATGATTACTGATCAAGATCCTTCAGAAAGCAGCTGTCAGTTTCCGATTATGATTGACTATGGCTCCTCTGGGATTCTGCATAAGGGTTTATTTGAGGTTCTATTGACAAGCTTAAGTGTATGCATCCTGTTTTTGCTTGTCCTGTGA
- the LOC110799094 gene encoding glucan endo-1,3-beta-glucosidase 8 isoform X2 — protein MWNFMGFFPGYFDFILLEFVGFYGFFPGSFVKVGEFRKFLGFIYSGGVNINYVAVGNEPTLQTYNGTYLSYMLPALRNIQEALNRAGHGDRIKATIPFNADVYYSPDSDPVPSAGDFRPEVRDLTLEILQFLHENSAPFTVNIYPFLSLYGNKNFPIDYAFFEGSNVPIKDQGLTYTNVFDANFDTLVSALNKAGYPDMEIIVGEVGWPTDGDIHANVENAKRFNQGLLQHIMSGEGTPLRKGKINVYLFSLIDENAKSIAPGNFERHWGIFEFDGMPKYELDLAGMQEDRTLIPVEGVVYMVKRWCVLNPDATNLGDLPNNINYACSLSDCTTLGYGCSCNHLTVRGNASYAFNMYYQIKSQNIWDCDFDGLAMITDQDPSESSCQFPIMIDYGSSGILHKGLFEVLLTSLSVCILFLLVL, from the exons ATGTGGAATTTCATGGGGTTTTTTCCTGgttattttgattttattttgctAGAATTTGTGGGGTTCTATGGGTTTTTTCCTGGTTCTTTTGTCAAAGTTGGTGAATTCCGAAAATTTCTAGGGTTCATCTATTCTGGTGGTGTTAATATCAA CTATGTTGCAGTAGGTAATGAGCCTACACTTCAGACCTACAATGGCACATACCTGAGTTACATGTTACCGGCCCTCAGAAACATCCAAGAGGCACTTAATCGCGCAGGACATGGGGATCGAATCAAGGCGACAATTCCTTTCAATGCCGATGTCTACTACTCTCCTGACTCAGACCCTGTCCCCTCTGCAGGAGATTTCAGGCCTGAAGTTCGAGACCTAACCCTCGAAATCCTCCAGTTTCTACATGAGAACAGTGCTCCCTTCACAGTAAACATATACCCTTTCCTTAGTCTGTATGGGAACAAGAACTTCCCCATAGACTATGCTTTCTTTGAGGGGTCAAATGTGCCTATAAAAGATCAGGGTTTGACTTACACTAATGTGTTTGATGCCAATTTCGATACTTTAGTGTCGGCATTGAACAAAGCTGGGTACCCTGATATGGAGATTATAGTAGGAGAAGTAGGTTGGCCAACTGATGGTGATATACATGCCAATGTTGAGAATGCTAAAAGGTTCAACCAAGGCCTACTTCAACATATAATGAGTGGTGAAGGGACTCCACTTCGTAAGGGGAAAATCAATGTCTATCTTTTCAGTTTGATCGATGAGAATGCCAAGAGTATAGCCCCAGGGAACTTTGAGAGGCACTGGGGGATCTTCGAGTTTGATGGAATGCCTAAATATGAGCTCGATTTAGCTGGGATGCAAGAAGATAGGACACTGATTCCAGTTGAAGGAGTTGTATATATGGTGAAAAGATGGTGTGTTTTGAACCCAGATGCTACAAACTTGGGTGACTTGCCTAATAACATCAACTATGCTTGTAGTTTGTCAGACTGCACGACTTTAGGGTATGGATGTTCATGCAACCACCTCACTGTCAGAGGGAATGCTTCATATGCTTTCAACATGTATTATCAGATTAAGAGTCAGAACATCTGGGATTGTGATTTTGATGGCTTGGCTATGATTACTGATCAAGATCCTTCAGAAAGCAGCTGTCAGTTTCCGATTATGATTGACTATGGCTCCTCTGGGATTCTGCATAAGGGTTTATTTGAGGTTCTATTGACAAGCTTAAGTGTATGCATCCTGTTTTTGCTTGTCCTGTGA
- the LOC110799095 gene encoding syntaxin-32 — translation MRSAQSSYRDRTHEFQSITERLKKSVPSNGPNNGPSSSSTTVGVSQVNGPRSAAIQSEFSKRASKIGFGIHQTSQKLAKLAKLAKRTSVFDDPTLEIQELTAVIKQDITALNSAVVDLQFLCNTQNESGNISSDTTSHSTTVVDNLKNRLMTATKEFKEVLTMRTENLKVHENRRQLYSSTASKEPANPFVRQRPLAAKSPNAPAAPPWANAASTSSALFPRKSADGDSQPLLQQQQNQQQQMVPLQDTYMQSRAEALQNVESTIHELSNIFTQLATMVSQQGEIAIRIDENMEDTLANVEGAQNQLVRYLNSISSNRWLMIKIFFVLIVFLMFFLFFIA, via the exons ATGAGGTCAGCGCAATCGTCGTATCGAGATAGAACACACGAGTTTCAGAGCATTACAGAGAGGTTAAAGAAGTCGGTTCCATCAAACGGGCCGAATAATGGGCCGAGTAGCAGTAGCACCACCGTCGGTGTTTCTCAGGTTAATGGGCCTAGATCCGCTGCTATTCAATCGGAATTTAGCAAACGGGCATCGAAGATTGGTTTTGGTATCCATCAAACTTCTCAGAAGCTCGCCAAGCTCGCCAAGT TGGCCAAGAGGACATCTGTCTTCGATGACCCAACTCTCGAAATTCAAGAGCTAACTGCAGTTATCAAGCAAGATATTACTGCGCTTAATTCAGCTGTGGTAGACCTGCAGTTTCTGTGCAACACCCAAAATGAGAGTGGAAACATTTCTAGTGACACCACCAGTCATTCTACCACTGTTGTAGATAACCTTAAGAATCGTCTAATGACTGCGACCAAGGAGTTCAAGGAAGTTCTTACTATGCGAACTGAG AATTTAAAAGTTCATGAGAATAGAAGGCAGTTGTATTCGTCAACTGCATCAAAAGAGCCTGCAAATCCTTTCGTTCGTCAGCGACCATTGGCTGCCAAATCACCCAATGCACCTGCTGCTCCTCCATGGGCCAATGCGGCTTCAACTTCATCTGCATTGTTTCCCAG AAAATCGGCAGATGGGGATTCCCAGCCATTGTTGCAACAACAACAGAATCAACAGCAACAGATGGTTCCATTACAGGACACTTATATGCAGAGCAGAGCTGAAGCACTTCAAAACGTGGAGTCTACGATTCATGAATTGAGTAACATATTTACACAATTGGCAACAATGGTATCACAACAAGGAGAGATTGCAATCAG GATTGACGAGAACATGGAGGACACACTTGCAAATGTTGAAGGGGCACAAAACCAGTTGGTCAGGTATCTTAACAGTATATCCTCAAACAGATGGCTGATGATCAAGATATTCTTTGTATTGATTGTATTTCTGATGTTCTTCCTATTTTTTATCGCGTAA